One segment of Xanthomonas oryzae pv. oryzae DNA contains the following:
- the clpS gene encoding ATP-dependent Clp protease adapter ClpS, translating into MPRNTSHEHDHGLMVEASKPEVAPPPRYQVLLLNDDYTPMDFVVTVLEQFFNLNLEQATQIMLHVHTRGRGVCGVYSREVAESKVAQVNEFSRMNQHPLLCTMEQA; encoded by the coding sequence ATGCCTCGGAATACCTCGCACGAACACGACCACGGCCTGATGGTCGAAGCCAGCAAGCCGGAAGTGGCGCCGCCGCCGCGCTACCAAGTGCTGCTGCTGAACGATGACTACACCCCGATGGACTTCGTCGTGACGGTTCTGGAACAGTTTTTCAACCTGAATTTGGAGCAGGCCACCCAGATCATGTTGCACGTCCACACCCGTGGGCGTGGCGTGTGCGGGGTCTACAGTCGTGAGGTCGCCGAGTCGAAAGTGGCGCAGGTCAACGAGTTTTCGCGGATGAACCAGCACCCGTTGCTGTGCACGATGGAACAGGCCTGA
- the clpA gene encoding ATP-dependent Clp protease ATP-binding subunit ClpA gives MFSKDLEQTIGQCYKRAREARHEFMTVEHLLLSLLDNPSAQAVLKACGADQVRLHTDLEQAIEASVSRLAEDDGRDTQPTLGFQRVLQRAVYHVQSSGKKEVTGANVLVAIFGEKDSHAVYFLNQQDITRLDIVNYISHGIAKLGEDGEQPSAPDGESKGEGGEGEVKGDALAEFAANLNEQARNGRIDPLVGRADEIERTIQVLCRRRKNNPLYVGEAGVGKTAIAEGLARRIVDNDVPEVLADAVIFSLDLGALVAGTKYRGDFEKRLKSVLAALKKVPNAVLFIDEIHTIIGAGSASGGTMDASNLIKPALSSGELRCIGSTTFQEYRGIFEKDRALARRFQKIDIVEPTVGETFEILQGLKPKYEAHHGVTYADDALQAAVDLSVKHIGDRLLPDKAIDVIDEAGARQRLLPEGMRKELIDIEEIETIVAKMARIPAKQVSATDKDVLQHLERNLKMVIFGQNLAIETLAGSIKLARSGLANPEKPIGNFLFAGPTGVGKTEVTKQLALQLGIELVRFDMSEYMEAHSISRLIGAPPGYVGFDQGGLLTEKIVKTPHCVLLLDEVEKAHPDIFNILLQVMDRGILTDTNGREANFKNVILVMTTNAGATQASRRSIGFTKQDHSTDAMESIRRGFTPEFRNRLDAIVQFQPLGFDHILRVVDKFIIELEMLLQEKHVSLSATPTARDWLAQHGFDPLMGARPMSRVIQEKIKRPLADELLFGKLVDGGRVNIDVRDGELVVEAHPEPERLLPATVD, from the coding sequence ATGTTCAGCAAAGACCTAGAGCAAACAATTGGCCAGTGCTACAAGCGAGCACGCGAGGCGCGTCATGAGTTCATGACCGTCGAGCACCTGCTGCTCTCGCTGCTGGACAACCCCTCCGCCCAGGCCGTGCTCAAGGCCTGCGGTGCTGATCAGGTGCGTCTGCACACCGATCTGGAACAGGCGATCGAAGCGTCTGTTTCGCGTTTGGCCGAAGACGACGGGCGCGACACGCAGCCCACGCTGGGCTTCCAGCGCGTGTTGCAGCGCGCCGTCTACCACGTGCAGTCTTCGGGCAAGAAGGAGGTCACCGGCGCCAATGTGCTGGTGGCGATCTTCGGTGAAAAGGACTCCCATGCGGTGTATTTCCTGAATCAGCAGGACATCACCCGATTGGATATCGTCAACTACATCTCGCACGGCATCGCCAAGCTGGGTGAGGACGGCGAGCAGCCGTCCGCGCCGGATGGCGAGTCCAAGGGCGAAGGCGGGGAGGGCGAAGTCAAGGGCGACGCGCTGGCCGAGTTCGCCGCCAACCTCAACGAGCAGGCGCGTAACGGCAGGATCGACCCGCTGGTCGGGCGCGCCGATGAAATCGAGCGCACCATCCAGGTCCTGTGCCGCCGGCGCAAGAATAACCCGCTATACGTGGGTGAGGCGGGCGTAGGCAAGACTGCGATCGCCGAGGGCCTGGCCAGGCGCATTGTCGACAACGATGTGCCGGAAGTGCTGGCCGATGCAGTGATCTTCTCGCTGGATCTGGGCGCACTGGTGGCGGGCACCAAGTACCGCGGCGATTTCGAAAAGCGCCTCAAGAGCGTGTTGGCCGCGCTGAAGAAGGTGCCCAACGCGGTGCTGTTTATCGACGAGATCCACACCATCATTGGTGCCGGCTCGGCGTCTGGCGGCACCATGGACGCTTCCAACCTGATCAAGCCGGCCCTGTCGTCGGGCGAGCTGCGCTGCATCGGCTCCACCACGTTCCAGGAATATCGCGGCATTTTTGAGAAGGACCGGGCGCTGGCACGCCGCTTCCAGAAGATCGACATCGTCGAGCCGACCGTGGGCGAAACCTTCGAGATCCTGCAGGGCCTCAAGCCCAAATACGAAGCGCACCACGGCGTGACCTACGCCGACGATGCATTGCAGGCAGCAGTGGACCTGTCGGTGAAGCACATCGGCGACCGCTTGCTGCCGGACAAGGCGATCGATGTGATCGACGAGGCCGGTGCGCGCCAGCGGTTGCTGCCGGAAGGCATGCGCAAGGAATTGATCGACATCGAAGAGATCGAGACCATCGTGGCCAAGATGGCGCGGATTCCGGCCAAGCAGGTCAGCGCAACCGACAAGGACGTGCTGCAGCATCTGGAGCGTAACCTGAAGATGGTGATCTTCGGGCAGAACCTGGCGATCGAAACGCTGGCCGGGTCGATCAAGCTGGCCCGTTCCGGCTTGGCGAATCCGGAAAAGCCGATCGGCAATTTCCTGTTTGCCGGCCCCACCGGTGTCGGCAAGACCGAGGTCACCAAGCAGCTTGCGCTGCAGCTGGGCATCGAGCTGGTGCGCTTCGATATGTCCGAGTACATGGAAGCGCATTCGATCAGCCGCCTGATCGGTGCGCCTCCGGGCTATGTCGGTTTCGATCAGGGGGGCTTGCTGACCGAGAAGATCGTCAAGACGCCGCACTGCGTGCTGCTGCTGGACGAAGTGGAGAAGGCGCATCCGGACATCTTCAACATCCTGTTGCAGGTCATGGACCGCGGCATCCTCACCGATACCAACGGGCGCGAAGCCAACTTCAAGAACGTGATCCTGGTAATGACGACCAATGCCGGTGCCACCCAGGCGTCGCGTCGGTCGATCGGTTTCACCAAGCAGGATCATTCCACCGATGCGATGGAATCGATTCGTCGCGGCTTCACGCCTGAGTTCCGCAACCGCCTGGATGCGATCGTGCAGTTCCAGCCACTCGGGTTCGACCACATCCTGCGAGTGGTGGACAAGTTCATCATCGAGCTGGAAATGCTGTTGCAGGAAAAGCACGTGTCGTTGTCGGCAACGCCGACTGCGCGCGACTGGCTGGCCCAGCACGGCTTCGATCCGCTGATGGGCGCGCGCCCGATGTCGCGGGTGATCCAGGAAAAGATCAAGCGTCCGCTGGCCGACGAATTGCTGTTCGGCAAGTTGGTAGATGGTGGCCGGGTCAACATCGACGTCAGGGATGGTGAGTTGGTGGTCGAGGCGCATCCGGAACCGGAGCGCTTGTTGCCCGCGACGGTGGATTGA
- the infA gene encoding translation initiation factor IF-1, giving the protein MSKDDSIEFEGSVSETLPNTTFRVKLENGHEIIAHISGRMRKNYIRILTGDRVKVEMTPYDLTKGRITYRMK; this is encoded by the coding sequence ATGTCGAAAGACGACTCCATTGAATTCGAAGGCAGCGTCAGCGAGACGCTTCCCAACACCACGTTCCGGGTCAAGCTGGAGAACGGGCACGAGATCATCGCCCACATCTCCGGACGTATGCGCAAGAACTACATCCGCATCCTGACCGGCGACCGGGTCAAAGTTGAGATGACTCCCTACGACCTGACCAAGGGTCGTATTACCTACCGCATGAAGTAA
- the aat gene encoding leucyl/phenylalanyl-tRNA--protein transferase, producing MPARHAAAIRPVASVVTPFRRPIVLATSASAPFPPAEAALTDPDGLLAVGGDLSPQRLLNAYAHGIFPWYSDGRPILWWSPDPRMVFRTDGVRLSSRFKRQLRASTWTVRADTAFEQVIDACAASPRPGQDGTWITAEMQQAYIALHRLGHAHSIEVFDGARLVGGIYGVAVGRMFFGESMFSGESGGSKVALAALAADLHGRGWPLIDAQVENPHLLSMGAERLPRAEFLHDVQRQVALAEQPGSWSQRYGEHAASDLCETHLT from the coding sequence ATGCCCGCACGGCACGCTGCGGCGATCCGGCCGGTGGCCAGCGTCGTGACGCCCTTTCGCCGTCCCATCGTGCTGGCAACGTCCGCCTCGGCCCCATTCCCGCCTGCCGAGGCCGCCCTGACCGATCCCGACGGACTACTTGCCGTCGGCGGAGATCTGTCGCCACAGCGTCTGCTCAACGCGTACGCGCATGGCATTTTCCCGTGGTACTCGGATGGCCGACCGATCCTGTGGTGGAGCCCCGACCCGCGCATGGTCTTTCGCACCGACGGCGTGCGCCTGTCTTCCCGCTTCAAGCGCCAGCTCCGCGCAAGCACCTGGACGGTTCGCGCCGACACCGCCTTCGAACAGGTGATCGATGCCTGCGCTGCGAGTCCGCGCCCCGGCCAGGACGGCACCTGGATCACCGCGGAGATGCAGCAGGCCTATATCGCCTTGCACCGTCTAGGCCACGCGCATTCGATCGAGGTATTCGACGGCGCGCGCCTGGTCGGCGGGATCTACGGCGTCGCGGTCGGCCGGATGTTTTTTGGCGAAAGCATGTTCAGTGGGGAAAGCGGCGGTTCCAAGGTGGCACTGGCCGCCTTGGCCGCCGATCTGCATGGCCGAGGATGGCCACTGATCGATGCACAGGTGGAAAACCCGCACCTGCTGAGCATGGGTGCCGAACGCTTGCCGCGCGCAGAGTTTTTGCACGACGTGCAACGCCAAGTTGCCCTGGCGGAACAGCCGGGCAGCTGGTCTCAGCGTTACGGCGAACACGCCGCCAGCGACCTGTGTGAGACCCACTTAACATAA
- a CDS encoding NAD-dependent epimerase/dehydratase family protein, which produces MKHMVLVTGGSDYVACRLVKQLLEAGDTVHATVRSLRAWPKLRPLGQDHPDQLLLFEADLLVPGSFADAMQGCSVVHHLASPFLMSEKIKNGRTQLLEPALQGVRNVLAK; this is translated from the coding sequence ATGAAGCACATGGTGTTGGTCACTGGCGGTAGTGACTATGTCGCCTGCCGGTTGGTGAAGCAGTTGCTGGAGGCTGGCGACACCGTGCACGCCACCGTGCGCAGCCTGCGCGCCTGGCCCAAGCTGCGGCCTTTAGGGCAGGACCACCCGGACCAATTGCTGTTGTTCGAAGCAGACCTTCTGGTCCCCGGCTCTTTCGCCGACGCGATGCAGGGCTGCTCGGTGGTGCATCACCTCGCCTCGCCGTTCCTGATGTCGGAAAAGATCAAGAACGGCCGCACCCAACTGCTGGAACCCGCGCTGCAAGGCGTCAGGAACGTACTGGCCAAGTGA
- a CDS encoding GNAT family N-acetyltransferase yields MTVSARWCRHLHELSAGAWDALHDGTHPFISYAFLQGLEREGCLRPDWGWNPLHLTVWEGDTLVAAAPGYLKNNSHGEFVFDHAWAHAYARYGQEYFPKWLCGVPYSPVTGPRLLGAPKWRRHLLNAMRELVERSGLSSAHVNFYLENEDAAFDADWLERNDLQYHWHNASGWSDFETFLAAMDHKHRKNIRQERAKVQRAGVQLRVVHGDEASGADLAAMYDFYLKTFNAYGNSPALTPEFLRHLAQHLPRKLVMFLAELDGKQIAGALCLRGHDTLYGRYWGGEALPGLHFETCYYQGIEYCLREGLTRFEPGAQGQHKIARGFLPTLVRSRHWIADPGFREPLGDWCAQERAEVERHAATLLRHSPFRQE; encoded by the coding sequence ATGACGGTGTCCGCTCGCTGGTGCCGCCACCTGCACGAACTTTCGGCTGGCGCCTGGGATGCACTGCACGATGGCACGCATCCATTCATCAGCTACGCATTTCTGCAAGGCCTGGAACGCGAGGGCTGCCTGCGCCCGGATTGGGGCTGGAATCCGCTGCACCTGACCGTGTGGGAGGGCGACACCCTGGTGGCCGCGGCTCCCGGTTACCTCAAGAACAACTCGCACGGCGAGTTCGTGTTCGACCACGCCTGGGCGCATGCGTACGCGCGCTACGGGCAGGAGTATTTCCCCAAGTGGCTGTGCGGGGTGCCCTACTCGCCAGTCACCGGCCCGCGTCTGCTCGGTGCGCCCAAGTGGCGCCGCCACCTGCTGAACGCGATGCGCGAGCTGGTGGAGCGCAGCGGCTTGTCGTCGGCGCATGTGAACTTTTATCTTGAAAATGAAGATGCCGCCTTCGATGCCGACTGGCTGGAGCGCAACGACCTGCAATACCACTGGCACAACGCCAGCGGTTGGAGCGATTTCGAGACGTTCCTGGCGGCGATGGATCACAAGCATCGCAAGAACATCCGACAGGAACGCGCCAAGGTGCAGCGTGCCGGCGTGCAACTGCGTGTGGTGCACGGTGATGAGGCCAGCGGTGCGGATCTGGCCGCGATGTACGACTTCTATCTCAAGACGTTCAATGCGTACGGCAACTCGCCCGCGCTGACGCCAGAGTTCCTGCGCCACCTCGCGCAGCATCTGCCACGCAAGCTGGTGATGTTTCTGGCCGAGCTTGACGGGAAACAGATCGCCGGTGCATTGTGCCTGCGCGGCCACGACACGTTGTACGGTCGCTACTGGGGCGGCGAAGCGCTGCCCGGTCTCCATTTCGAAACCTGTTACTACCAGGGCATCGAATATTGCCTGCGCGAAGGCCTGACCCGCTTCGAGCCTGGCGCACAAGGCCAGCACAAGATCGCGCGCGGCTTCCTGCCGACGCTGGTGCGTAGTCGCCACTGGATTGCCGATCCAGGCTTCCGCGAGCCGCTGGGCGACTGGTGCGCACAGGAGCGGGCCGAGGTCGAGCGGCACGCCGCCACCCTGCTGCGACATTCGCCGTTCCGCCAAGAGTGA
- the trxB gene encoding thioredoxin-disulfide reductase gives MSASSASPAKHSRLLILGSGPAGWTAAVYAARANLKPVVITGLQQGGQLMTTTEVDNWPGDPHGLMGPDLMTRMQAHAERFETEVIFDHIHTADLSQRPFRLTGDGAEYTCDALIIATGATAKYLGIPTEEAFKGRGVSACATCDGFFYKDQDVVVVGGGNTAVEEALYLSNIARKVYLVHRRDTLRAEKIMQDKLFAKVAAGKIETVWHHAIDEVLGNDAGVTGVRVKSTIDGSTRDIDAHGFFVAIGHHPNTQLFDGQLAMNNGYLEIRSGLNGAATETSVAGVFAAGDVADQHYRQAITSAGFGCMAALDAERFLDKSA, from the coding sequence ATGAGCGCCTCTTCTGCCAGTCCCGCCAAGCATTCCCGCCTGCTGATCCTGGGCTCCGGCCCGGCCGGCTGGACCGCTGCGGTCTACGCCGCCCGCGCCAATCTCAAGCCGGTAGTCATCACCGGGCTGCAGCAAGGCGGCCAGCTGATGACCACCACCGAGGTAGACAACTGGCCGGGCGACCCCCACGGCCTGATGGGCCCGGACCTGATGACCCGCATGCAGGCGCATGCCGAGCGCTTCGAGACCGAAGTCATCTTCGATCACATCCACACCGCCGACCTGTCGCAACGCCCGTTCCGACTGACCGGCGATGGCGCCGAGTACACCTGCGACGCACTGATCATCGCGACCGGCGCCACTGCCAAGTATCTCGGCATCCCCACCGAAGAAGCCTTCAAGGGACGCGGCGTCTCCGCCTGCGCCACCTGCGACGGCTTCTTCTACAAGGACCAGGACGTGGTGGTGGTCGGCGGCGGCAATACCGCGGTGGAAGAAGCGCTGTACCTGTCCAACATCGCCCGCAAGGTCTACCTGGTGCACCGCCGCGATACGCTGCGCGCCGAGAAGATCATGCAGGACAAGCTGTTCGCCAAGGTGGCCGCCGGCAAGATCGAAACCGTCTGGCACCACGCCATCGACGAGGTGCTGGGCAACGATGCCGGCGTCACCGGTGTGCGGGTCAAGTCCACCATCGACGGCAGCACCCGCGACATCGATGCACATGGTTTCTTCGTGGCGATCGGCCATCACCCCAACACGCAGTTGTTCGATGGCCAGCTGGCGATGAACAACGGCTACCTGGAGATCCGCTCCGGCCTGAACGGTGCAGCGACCGAAACCTCGGTGGCTGGCGTGTTCGCCGCCGGCGACGTGGCCGACCAGCATTACCGCCAGGCCATCACCTCGGCCGGCTTCGGCTGCATGGCCGCGCTGGATGCCGAGCGCTTCCTCGACAAGAGCGCCTGA